The window TCTTTTACATCGGAGATGAGGTGGCGGCTGAGCAACCGCCGGCGGACACGGCGGTGAAGAAgaaaggtggtggtggtggtagtggtggggGTGGGGTGATGCAAAAGAAAGGGAAATGGAAATCAGTTTCCAGGGCAATGATGGAAAGAGGTTTTTATGTTTCACCACAACAATGTGAAGataaatttaatgatttaaataaaagatataaaagggTGAATGATATTTTAGGAAAAGGGACAGCTTGTAAAGTTGTTGAGAATCAAAGTTTGTTAGAAACCATGGATCATTTACCCGCGAAAATGAAGGAAGAAGCGAAAAAATTGCTTAATTCTAAGCATCTTTTCTTTAGGGAAATGTGTGCTTATCACAATAGttgtggcggtggtggtggtgccagCGGTGCTGGTGGTGGGAGTGGTGTAGCCCACCATTCTTCACCACCAGAAGTTACCACCATTGAGCAATTGCCACAACATAGGCAAATTTGTGTTCATGACAACGATAATGAGGACGAAGAGGAAGACGATGAGGGAGAAGAAGAGGACGAGGAGGGGGAGGAAGAGGAAGGCGATGTTTTAACAAGCCGAAAAAGGGCTAAAATGGTGGAAAATGATGGTACTAATGAGAACTTAGTACAACAATTCAATAGTGAAGTAAGTCTAGTGATTCAAGATTTGACAAAGAGTGTATGGGAAAAAAGGCAATGGATGAAGATAAAGATGATGCAATTAGAGGAACAAAGAGTAAGGCATCAAGGTGAATCATATGAGTTAGAGAAACAAAGATTGAAATGGTTGAAATTTAGTTGCAAAAAGGAAAGGGAAATGGAGTTGGAAAAACTAAAGAATGAAAGAATGAAGCTTGAGAATGAAAGAATGGTGCTTTTGTTAAAACAGAAAGAAATGGAATTGGTTGAACTTCAACATCAATACTCATCATCTAATGTTCATAATCATAAAAGGACTAGTGATCCATCTTCCATCAATGGTTGATTTAATTTCATTATAGCTATAATTCTTTTCTTGTGTATATATACGAGTTGTTTAGAATTTAAACATACATAGGCTTGTTATTTTGTACCTCGTAGGCTCATATTCTATGAATCAATAGATGTTTAGAATGAAACATCCCACTTTTTGTCCTTCAAATAACTTGTCAATATGTTCTTAATAAATCTTCTATCATTGGCTTGTTTTGATTTGTCATGGGTTTGTTAAACTCTATCAAGTTTTGCTGCAGTTTTATCCGTACACCAGttataaaatttgttacatttaaTTTTTAGAAATCATCTTACAATGTAACTCTGTAGTTAAGTTATTACTTAGGGGTGATTGGTTCAAAAAGGGGAAATGGTAAGGGTAAGGGAGTCGTAATAGGTAAGgaatattatcattataaaatatattatatcataataattaataattataataataatgagatGTGAGAGAAGGAGTGAGATATTGATAGTCATTCCCTTCAAATTATTGTATAATGGGTCATTACCTACTTTTAGTATTGATTAACCACTTTTTTCTTAATCAAACATTATTAATGATTATCTTATTCATTCCTCACCCCCAAATACATCCAACCAAGCATGCCCTAGTATACTTTACACATGTAACATTTCCATGTTAATGTATAGTATACTTTACACATGTAACATTTCCAAGTTAATGTATGTTCTTTTTTGGTGTTATGTATTGTGATAAGTTTGAAGAAAAGTTCTACACGAGAGGGAATCCTGGAATTTTGTTAATAAGGGGCAAATTTTTTCGTAGCAGTCAAATGTAAATATACACCAACATAATATTTGAGTAGAATTATAAAGTAATTCAATAATTCAAAAGTAATAAACTAAATACAACTAATGAACTAATACAGTTACATTTTAATTAACTCATAACGCACATgcgaaaacaaaatatatatactctgAATCGAATTTAGTtgtatctatacttctatactacatattaaaaattatagctCATATTGAAAGTTACAGGGGGAAATGTCCATTATGTCCTCGCTTATTAACATATCACGTAACAAATATATGCGCCAGCTCATTTAGggtaattttattaattcacGTCCAAATATAGCTCCCACTTATTAATAAATCACGTAACAAATATAACCCTCCCTTTTCATCTATCACTGCTCATCTACATGTCCTGTGCACACAAACTAATTATggtaattatattattatattgatagaTGATCATGCttgatttaaaatcatcaattaacTGGCAAACTTTTTGAACAAACTTGATAATAATTTCCATAATTAAAATGCCATGATTTATTTGAGTTgtatataaatacttttcatTTTACACAAAATTTTCATACTACCATTTTGTTAACAAACCTTTTAGACCCCAAATGGCAAAAACCAATACGTCTACCAATGCTTTTTCATCgtgtaaaaagaaaaatcgtTGAGGCTCGCACATACAACCCCAAATGACAAGGCTTTACCATGATATCCCGCAGCAACgtacgggtaccatgctagttttaataaaaataaatatgagatAACTAAAATTTATCTTATGATGgtagttaaaaaaatacaaagtacATCAAGACTAATGATATGAAAAGAAGCTCACCAAGACTTTAAGAAGAGAATTTGTACTTTAATTACATCCCACATCGATACACAAAAGAAACTCACCATCATTCGACTATCAATAATAACTATATTCTAAAAATGCATAGctttaattgttatctaaatttGGAAGAAGTCGAGGGCCATAATATTTTAGGCCAAGGGCATCATGTACTAATTTGGGCTAAAAAGGTAAAACATTTAAACAACCTATTAGGAAATCAGTTATAGGATATAgctaatttatgaaaaattgtTGGGGCATTAGTGCATTACCCCCCGTATGATACAATGTACATCCGCCTTATAAGATTTGCACTGAATTAACAAGTCAAGCTCGTTCAATGAAAATGAAGATAGCCGATAACGAAATATTAGTCATTTATCTCTTTTACTATACTATTTAGTAAcaaatctctatctctatctctaatAAAGCAAGGTTCCTTGTAtctaaaatgttttaaaaagttgCCAAGTGGCAACCTCcccctttcttttaaaaaaaacaccccCTTAACTTAACAAAATTTACACGGAGGCTTTAAACAAAAAGATATTGAAAAATAATTCAATGTTTTTTTTCAGGGATGTTTCTTCTCCATGACTTTACTATTTCTTCGCCTTTCTCATATTTAGGGTTTCAATTTGAAGATGTTTTTTGCTCTTGGCCAGACGGAATTTGCACGAAATTTTCCCCGGGAAAACAGCATTGAAAGTTTCAAATTAGGATTATGATTTGTTTTTCTTGgcttatagttttttttttatataaaatgcaaATTTAGATCTATTCTCTGTTTTTATCTTATTTCTAACtaatttttgttgattatttgtTCAGAGCTCGCCTCCCATCaaacgtatttttttttatatatataaaatgaaattttagtACTATTCTTTTTGAGGGTTTTGTTGAATGAGATATTTGGGTTGCCTGGGATTGACGACATGGAGTTTTGTTGGATAAGTGTATTGTCAAAGGTTTTATTAGTTGCAACCACGTCAAATTATTGTGTTTAACTTGTATTTACCATCTGATTTGGCTACCCATATTTTTAATGTGAATGACACAAAAATCTTGCTAGGTGGACTGCAACAATATTAGATAACCTTAGATGGTTGTATAATGTATCCGATCATATGTAGTCTATGtaacaattcaaaattaatCTTACTTATCACATTATGGGTTAAAACAACTTATTTCCACTACTGAGGGCATACTTTctatttgtatataaaaaacatacaagTTGAACGGAAACCAACTTGTGGTTAGTGATAGTCATTTCTCATTTCACTTATTTTGAATGTAAAGCAATTGAAACCTAAATCATTCGCATTCTTGCTTTGTAACTTTTGCCAGACTATTCCTACAAGCTTTGTCTGAAGATATCAACTGAATTCATGTCTTCCAACTTTTGTGCCATAGGGTAAACAAAACTGCGAGCTAAACAATACAATGACACTAAACGCTAAtactattaaaaatatatagtcaaGCACGCATTTAGTAACACTTAACGCCAATTTTATGCATTTGAAGGTGTTGATACATCATGTTTAAGGTCCATAAGGAAACTTGCTGCCCTATTTGTCTTGTCTTATGAAGTGTTTATTATCATGTACGATGTATGCATCTAACGCAATAATGTTGATTTATTTGATTGAATATATTACACTTTTAGCTCTCAATGGATATGTCGTAAGCAACATTGTTTGCTACTGAGATTGTATATGTAATAAGTTGATTTTACTATAACAGGATTGCCGATAACCAAGTTATAAGGTTTCAGGATACGCCTGATGAGATGAGAGTATAAGCTCATACGATTAATTGGTCGATTCTGGTAAACTCGGTGACAGTGTTGAGGTAAACTTCAATATGAACTTGAAATGTGTTGGAATTTTATTTACTGTGCTCGGTAGCTTTCATTTTTGAActgacttttatttttgttgaaaagATCACTGTTATATACCGGGCTATGATTGCGAGGATTGGTCAAACTCAGAGGATGTGAACTCTTCAGCTTATTTAGGCTACTCTTTACAGGTGGATTCTGAACTTCATTTGCATCTACCTGCATACGTACCAAAGGAGTTCTCCCTAAACTCTCCACTAGGTGAGTACATGactttgatcattattcatcaGTGACAAAATGGACAAGTATATATCAATATGATTGTATCTTTTTTGTGTAACAGCTTCTTGAGCAAATATCTATCTTTTTTGGAGTAGTTGATCTTGGCGTTTTTCCAAATACGACTGTTAAAAAGGAAGTCTCTCTTGGTGGGTATTGATCATTATTAATTTGTGTCCTAAACATGTTACCTCTCAGCTGACTTTTAAAAATGAATGTACAGGAATTCCTGTTTTTCCTGGGATGCATGTTG is drawn from Erigeron canadensis isolate Cc75 chromosome 9, C_canadensis_v1, whole genome shotgun sequence and contains these coding sequences:
- the LOC122582949 gene encoding uncharacterized protein LOC122582949, which encodes MENNNGIFPNTSQGSGLMGLEMSLNHQQNHPSFHHHQQPPFAAVYTSKKRGSPVSDEEEPHGNNPSTTEESGGDGMLKKGSPWQRMKWTDNMVRLLIMVVFYIGDEVAAEQPPADTAVKKKGGGGGSGGGGVMQKKGKWKSVSRAMMERGFYVSPQQCEDKFNDLNKRYKRVNDILGKGTACKVVENQSLLETMDHLPAKMKEEAKKLLNSKHLFFREMCAYHNSCGGGGGASGAGGGSGVAHHSSPPEVTTIEQLPQHRQICVHDNDNEDEEEDDEGEEEDEEGEEEEGDVLTSRKRAKMVENDGTNENLVQQFNSEVSLVIQDLTKSVWEKRQWMKIKMMQLEEQRVRHQGESYELEKQRLKWLKFSCKKEREMELEKLKNERMKLENERMVLLLKQKEMELVELQHQYSSSNVHNHKRTSDPSSING